One Elaeis guineensis isolate ETL-2024a chromosome 10, EG11, whole genome shotgun sequence genomic window carries:
- the LOC105059956 gene encoding E3 ubiquitin-protein ligase MIEL1, with translation MFFLIQRSIFLWRILDSGSEFLFPIFPLVDNERSLSFSSGAVRSFAVTSSVFVTAMETAASVVTDSSTVTDSTVTDSSTDADSSAADSRLGFGKMEFGCMHYRRRCKIRAPCCNEIFYCRHCHNESNSGLHELCRRDVQRVICLVCDTEQPVAQVCSNCGVNMGEYFCDVCKFYDDDLGKGQFHCNDCGICRVGGKENFFHCQKCGSCYSDGLRDKHSCVEHSMRRHCPICYEYLFDSLKETRVLKCGHTIHEECYDEMLEHARYTCPICSKSVCDMSKYWRQLDEEIAATIMPEDYRYKVWILCNDCNKVSEVFFHIVGHKCGHCNSYNTRTTSPPAVPPQ, from the exons ATGTTCTTTTTAATCCAAAGATCCATTTTTCTTTGGCGAATTCTTGATTCGGGGTCGGAATTTTTATTTCCAATATTCCCATTGGTCGATAA CGAGCGAAGCCTCTCCTTCTCCTCCGGCGCGGTACGCTCTTTCGCTGTAACGTCCTCCGTCTTCGTTACAGCGATGGAGACCGCCGCCTCCGTCGTTACGGACTCCTCGACCGTTACGGACTCCACCGTTACCGATTCCTCCACCGATGCCGACTCCTCCGCCGCCGACTCTCGCCTTGGCTTCGGAAAGATGGAGTTTGG ATGTATGCACTATAGACGGAGGTGCAAGATCCGAGCTCCGTGTTGCAATGAGATCTTCTATTGTCGCCACTGCCATAATGAGTCCAAC AGCGGTCTGCACGAGCTTTGCCGCCGGGATGTTCAGAGG GTGATTTGTTTGGTCTGCGACACTGAGCAGCCG GTTGCACAAGTATGTTCAAATTGCGGGGTTAATATGGGAGAGTATTTCTGCGATGTGTGCAAATTTTATGATGATGAC CTTGGAAAGGGGCAATTTCATTGCAATGATTGTGGCATCTGCAG AGTAGGTGGTAAAGAGAATTTTTTCCACTGCCAGAAGTGTG GATCCTGCTACTCAGATGGGTTGCGTGATAAGCATTCATGTGTGGAGCACTCAATGAGGCGCCATTGCCCTATATGTTATGAG TATCTTTTTGACTCATTGAAAGAGACAAGAGTTTTGAAATGTGGGCACACCATACATGAGGAATGTTATGACGAGATGCTAGAACATGCCCG GTACACATGTCCAATATGTTCCAAATCAGTATGTGATATGTCAAAATATTGGAGGCAATTAGATGAAGAG ATAGCAGCAACAATCATGCCTGAAGATTATCGTTACAAG GTCTGGATCCTCTGTAATGACTGCAACAAAGTTTCTGAGGTCTTCTTTCACATTGTTGGCCATAAATGTGGTCACTGCAATTCCTACAACACCAGGACAACTTCTCCTCCAGCTGTGCCTCCTCAATAG